TGAAAAAAAATTTACTTAAAAATAAATAAATTTAAATTTATCAGTGTTATTATTGAAAAAAGGCCATCATATTTTTTTGATGGCCTTTTTTCTTATTGAGTTTATCGTTTCATCAGATTATTTAATAACTGCAATTGCTTCAATTTCAATAGGAGCATCCTTTGGAAGACGTGCAACCTGCACTGCTGATCTAGCAGGCATATTATCAACAAAGTATTCTGCATAAACTTCGTTAACCTTAGCAAAGTCGTTTAAATCCTTTAAGAAGACTGTTGTTTTTACAATGTTGTGCATTGTTGAACCTGCAGCTTCGATGATTGCTTTAATGTTTTCTAAACACTGAACTGCTGCGTTTTTAATATCATCAACTATTAGTTCGCCACTTTCAGGATTAATTGGAAGCTGACCTGATGTAAAAATCATATCTCCAACTAAAATGCCCTGTGAATATGGACCTATCGCTGCTGGTGCATTATTTGTAGATATTACCTTCTTATCCATAGTAACCTCCATCATTTAACAACAATATTTACTAATTTACCAGGAACAACTATTTCCTTAACAATAGTTTTTCCTTCAAGAGCTGGCTTAACCTTATTATCATTTTTTGCAGCTGATAAAAGCATATCTTTATCTGCATTAACTGGAACTATAATCTTTCCTCTTAATTTTCCGTTAATCTGGACTACTACTTCTATTTCATCTAATTCTAACGCTTTTTCATCGTAATTAGGCCAATTTTCTTCATGAACGCTATTATTATGTCCCATTTTTTGCCACAATTCTTCTGTAATATGTGGAACAAACGGTGCTAAAACAAGAATCATCTTTTCAATTCCTTCTGCAATTATACCGTAATTTGGATTCTCAATATCCTTATATTGATACATTGCATTAACAAGTTCCATTACAGAGCTTATAGCTGTATTGAAATTAAATCTTTGTGATATGTCCTCTGTAACCTTTTTGACAGTCTGATGAATA
Above is a window of Caloramator mitchellensis DNA encoding:
- a CDS encoding RidA family protein gives rise to the protein MDKKVISTNNAPAAIGPYSQGILVGDMIFTSGQLPINPESGELIVDDIKNAAVQCLENIKAIIEAAGSTMHNIVKTTVFLKDLNDFAKVNEVYAEYFVDNMPARSAVQVARLPKDAPIEIEAIAVIK